Proteins from a single region of Spodoptera frugiperda isolate SF20-4 chromosome 8, AGI-APGP_CSIRO_Sfru_2.0, whole genome shotgun sequence:
- the LOC118275922 gene encoding uncharacterized protein LOC118275922 isoform X3 gives MSLLELEWWVYLFIVLTFFMVCLGLNYVVKKINETKIDERFIRMLHKASTTQSTQVTGPLIVMETTRAAQSSIKTPSPKGISLVFDQEENKRRKDLEDTMNIIKNSMFQKKFDALSLNTNASVEHIDAIPLIRSTRTVNDIPLKISETSRNATEKETHDTKSNSNITGKVLVKRSEYAPGVTKESSISNEIDCYKTDLVNIERNEYGHVTTRPTTSVNRSDSKIHGLFYMGDDSRIADSGANATFAGNGNPVQNIPVRVHQEREHNEVETTLSRTRHSFNGTQSTSQKREFENKISRKSFPNIFKNAEDSGLTKIVHNIVSKISSNVDARDNTTDIKAKKITLDREPATNAQVNSIENKGMHPEQRNISRRPSSTSRSERCLTEVISMKQNEPGLSVTKASTNILGDHLKNGSKIENIRKCESVKKYNIVTEIEPVTANDTSASRNDRSLSIVSMKLKDLKDKPKIELLNTRETAQIGEMDSSKIGLPCAVSDYNISEYISSDTDQTGQTTSASFDVSTSIIDDENTNASNINLMAKELAEPSNSSKDESGPSHTTAATGNETTIKDRIRALLFPPFINEDAIILKPIPKKK, from the exons ATGAGC CTTTTGGAGTTGGAATGGTGggtgtacctatttatagtgTTGACTTTCTTCATGGTCTGCCTAGGCCTCAACTATGTTGTCAAGAAGATTAATG AAACAAAGATCGATGAACGGTTCATTAGAATGCTCCACAAAGCCTCCACCACACAATCGACACAAGTCACCGGGCCCCTAATTGTTATGGAAACAACCAGAGCAGCTCAAAGTAGTATCAAAACACCCTCACCTAAAGGCATTTCCCTTGTTTTTGATCAGGAAGAAAACAAACGGAGAAAGGATCTCGAAGACACGATGAACATCATAAAAAACTCGATGTTCCAGAAGAAATTCGATGCTTTATCTCTAAACACTAACGCTTCTGTAGAACACATTGATGCTATACCCCTTATACGAAGCACTCGAACTGTTAATGACATTCCCCTTAAAATTAGTGAAACATCGCGAAATGCAACGGAGAAAGAAACACATGATACTAAAAGTAATTCAAACATAACTGGTAAAGTACTTGTCAAAAGAAGTGAATACGCGCCAGGTGTTACTAAAGAGTCTTCAATATCTAATGAAATTGATTGTTACAAGACAGACTTagtaaatattgaaagaaaTGAATATGGTCATGTTACCACAAGACCAACTACGTCTGTGAACCGAAGTGATTCCAAGATTCATGGCCTATTTTATATGGGCGATGACAGTCGTATTGCAGATTCAGGAGCTAATGCAACATTCGCAGGTAATGGTAACCCAGTCCAAAATATTCCAGTAAGAGTACATCAAGAACGTGAACACAATGAAGTTGAAACAACATTGTCTCGTACAAGACATAGTTTCAATGGAACTCAAAGTACATCTCAAAAAAGAgagtttgaaaacaaaatctcCAGAAAAAGTTttccaaacatttttaaaaatgctGAAGATTCAGGATTGACaaaaatagtacataatatagtttCAAAGATATCTTCTAATGTTGATGCAAGAGACAACACAACAGACATAAAAGCTAAGAAAATTACTCTTGATAGAGAACCTGCAACTAACGCTCAAGTAAATTCTATTGAAAATAAAGGAATGCACCCAGAACAGCGCAATATTTCAAGACGTCCGTCTTCTACGAGCCGGTCTGAACGTTGTTTGACTGAAGTTATTTCTATGAAGCAAAATGAACCGGGCCTTTCTGTTACCAAAGCAAGTACAAATATCCTTGGTGATCATTTAAAAAACGGTtcgaaaatagaaaatattagaaaatgtgaatctgttaaaaaatataatattgttacaGAAATAGAACCTGTAACTGCGAACGACACTTCGGCAAGTCGAAATGACCGTAGTCTATCTATTGTGTCAATGAAGTTAAAAGATTTGAAGGATAAGCctaaaatagaattattaaaTACCCGTGAAACTGCACAAATAG GTGAAATGGATTCCTCCAAAATCGGACTCCCGTGTGCAGTCAGTGATTATAATATAAGCGAATACATTTCAAGTGATACTGATCAGACGGGGCAGACAACCAGTGCAAGTTTTGATGTTTCCACATCTATAATTGATGATGAAAATACAAATGCATCTAACATAAATTTAATGGCGAAAGAATTAGCGGAACCAAGTAACTCTTCTAAAGATGAAAGTGGTCCATCACATACTACAGCTGCAACAGGGAATGAAACCACAATAAAGGACAGAATAAGAGCTTTATTATTCCCACCATTTATCAACGAAGACGccataattttaaaaccaattccaaaaaagaaataa
- the LOC118275922 gene encoding putative uncharacterized protein DDB_G0277255 isoform X2 — translation MSLLELEWWVYLFIVLTFFMVCLGLNYVVKKINETKIDERFIRMLHKASTTQSTQVTGPLIVMETTRAAQSSIKTPSPKGISLVFDQEENKRRKDLEDTMNIIKNSMFQKKFDALSLNTNASVEHIDAIPLIRSTRTVNDIPLKISETSRNATEKETHDTKSNSNITGKVLVKRSEYAPGVTKESSISNEIDCYKTDLVNIERNEYGHVTTRPTTSVNRSDSKIHGLFYMGDDSRIADSGANATFAGNGNPVQNIPVRVHQEREHNEVETTLSRTRHSFNGTQSTSQKREFENKISRKSFPNIFKNAEDSGLTKIVHNIVSKISSNVDARDNTTDIKAKKITLDREPATNAQVNSIENKGMHPEQRNISRRPSSTSRSERCLTEVISMKQNEPGLSVTKASTNILGDHLKNGSKIENIRKCESVKKYNIVTEIEPVTANDTSASRNDRSLSIVSMKLKDLKDKPKIELLNTRETAQIGKKIHNLQSGSCIDEGTKTKTIEENQSEHIVIEEISDIQNDINITVSENNNKSNPKKSFIEERSKAQTNLLISETVENNDTEHNPVRETTSPGVGSVSKIQADTAKLSGLTGSTTQNLPSMDRKTDNNSILNVSLKIASDYSNLIKSCLESTFETVLSTKPAIQNTFSQTDHCDCETEEVVNKQSSNIQSERKVTETKVFISNDSKGSLLYDSSQNRNCVDDTINPSRTPNINESNTIKNEHNTTENNIKEGETSNKGNTNINSNTDENVANNESIKSESVHTDSIPIISSDNIYSNSHSDRNVIQFRLDNMNKLLYTPRSKKGEMDSSKIGLPCAVSDYNISEYISSDTDQTGQTTSASFDVSTSIIDDENTNASNINLMAKELAEPSNSSKDESGPSHTTAATGNETTIKDRIRALLFPPFINEDAIILKPIPKKK, via the exons ATGAGC CTTTTGGAGTTGGAATGGTGggtgtacctatttatagtgTTGACTTTCTTCATGGTCTGCCTAGGCCTCAACTATGTTGTCAAGAAGATTAATG AAACAAAGATCGATGAACGGTTCATTAGAATGCTCCACAAAGCCTCCACCACACAATCGACACAAGTCACCGGGCCCCTAATTGTTATGGAAACAACCAGAGCAGCTCAAAGTAGTATCAAAACACCCTCACCTAAAGGCATTTCCCTTGTTTTTGATCAGGAAGAAAACAAACGGAGAAAGGATCTCGAAGACACGATGAACATCATAAAAAACTCGATGTTCCAGAAGAAATTCGATGCTTTATCTCTAAACACTAACGCTTCTGTAGAACACATTGATGCTATACCCCTTATACGAAGCACTCGAACTGTTAATGACATTCCCCTTAAAATTAGTGAAACATCGCGAAATGCAACGGAGAAAGAAACACATGATACTAAAAGTAATTCAAACATAACTGGTAAAGTACTTGTCAAAAGAAGTGAATACGCGCCAGGTGTTACTAAAGAGTCTTCAATATCTAATGAAATTGATTGTTACAAGACAGACTTagtaaatattgaaagaaaTGAATATGGTCATGTTACCACAAGACCAACTACGTCTGTGAACCGAAGTGATTCCAAGATTCATGGCCTATTTTATATGGGCGATGACAGTCGTATTGCAGATTCAGGAGCTAATGCAACATTCGCAGGTAATGGTAACCCAGTCCAAAATATTCCAGTAAGAGTACATCAAGAACGTGAACACAATGAAGTTGAAACAACATTGTCTCGTACAAGACATAGTTTCAATGGAACTCAAAGTACATCTCAAAAAAGAgagtttgaaaacaaaatctcCAGAAAAAGTTttccaaacatttttaaaaatgctGAAGATTCAGGATTGACaaaaatagtacataatatagtttCAAAGATATCTTCTAATGTTGATGCAAGAGACAACACAACAGACATAAAAGCTAAGAAAATTACTCTTGATAGAGAACCTGCAACTAACGCTCAAGTAAATTCTATTGAAAATAAAGGAATGCACCCAGAACAGCGCAATATTTCAAGACGTCCGTCTTCTACGAGCCGGTCTGAACGTTGTTTGACTGAAGTTATTTCTATGAAGCAAAATGAACCGGGCCTTTCTGTTACCAAAGCAAGTACAAATATCCTTGGTGATCATTTAAAAAACGGTtcgaaaatagaaaatattagaaaatgtgaatctgttaaaaaatataatattgttacaGAAATAGAACCTGTAACTGCGAACGACACTTCGGCAAGTCGAAATGACCGTAGTCTATCTATTGTGTCAATGAAGTTAAAAGATTTGAAGGATAAGCctaaaatagaattattaaaTACCCGTGAAACTGCACAAATAGGTaagaaaattcataatttaCAGAGTGGCTCTTGTATAGACGAAGGCACAAAGACGAAGACCATAGAAGAAAATCAATCAGAACATATCGTTATTGAAGAGATATCTGATATCCAAAACGATATTAACATCACCGTatcagaaaataataacaaaagtaaTCCTAAAAAGTCGTTCATTGAGGAAAGATCAAAAGCTCAAACTAATCTTTTAATATCCGAAACTGTGGAAAACAATGACACAGAACACAACCCTGTTAGAGAAACAACGAGTCCTGGAGTTGGAAGTGTCTCAAAAATTCAAGCAGACACCGCTAAACTATCTGGACTTACGGGTAGTACAACACAAAATTTACCAAGTATGGACCGCAAGACTGacaataatagtattttaaatgtatcattAAAAATTGCATCAGACTATTCTAATCTCATTAAAAGTTGTTTAGAGTCAACATTTGAAACCGTTTTGTCAACAAAACCAGctattcaaaatacattttcacaAACCGACCATTGCGATTGCGAAACTGAGGAAGTGGTTAACAAACAAAGCTCCAATATACAGAGTGAGCGTAAAGTAACCGAAACAAAAGTGTTTATAAGTAATGACTCTAAGGGCAGCCTTTTGTATGACTCGTCCCAGAATCGAAACTGTGTGGATGATACAATCAACCCTTCACGTACACCCAACATAAACGAATCGAATACAATTAAaaacgaacacaacactacagaaaacaatattaaagaaGGTGAAACAAGTAATAAAGGAAATACTAATATCAATTCAAATACTGATGAGAATGTTGCTAATAACGAAAGTATTAAATCGGAATCAGTACATACAGATTCTATTCCCATAATTTCTAGTGACAACATTTACAGTAACAGTCATAGCGATCGAAATGTAATTCAATTTAGACTTGATAATATGAATAAACTCCTATACACGCCGCGCAGTAAAAAAG GTGAAATGGATTCCTCCAAAATCGGACTCCCGTGTGCAGTCAGTGATTATAATATAAGCGAATACATTTCAAGTGATACTGATCAGACGGGGCAGACAACCAGTGCAAGTTTTGATGTTTCCACATCTATAATTGATGATGAAAATACAAATGCATCTAACATAAATTTAATGGCGAAAGAATTAGCGGAACCAAGTAACTCTTCTAAAGATGAAAGTGGTCCATCACATACTACAGCTGCAACAGGGAATGAAACCACAATAAAGGACAGAATAAGAGCTTTATTATTCCCACCATTTATCAACGAAGACGccataattttaaaaccaattccaaaaaagaaataa
- the LOC118275922 gene encoding putative uncharacterized protein DDB_G0277255 isoform X1: MSLLELEWWVYLFIVLTFFMVCLGLNYVVKKINETKIDERFIRMLHKASTTQSTQVTGPLIVMETTRAAQSSIKTPSPKGISLVFDQEENKRRKDLEDTMNIIKNSMFQKKFDALSLNTNASVEHIDAIPLIRSTRTVNDIPLKISETSRNATEKETHDTKSNSNITGKVLVKRSEYAPGVTKESSISNEIDCYKTDLVNIERNEYGHVTTRPTTSVNRSDSKIHGLFYMGDDSRIADSGANATFAGNGNPVQNIPVRVHQEREHNEVETTLSRTRHSFNGTQSTSQKREFENKISRKSFPNIFKNAEDSGLTKIVHNIVSKISSNVDARDNTTDIKAKKITLDREPATNAQVNSIENKGMHPEQRNISRRPSSTSRSERCLTEVISMKQNEPGLSVTKASTNILGDHLKNGSKIENIRKCESVKKYNIVTEIEPVTANDTSASRNDRSLSIVSMKLKDLKDKPKIELLNTRETAQIGKKIHNLQSGSCIDEGTKTKTIEENQSEHIVIEEISDIQNDINITVSENNNKSNPKKSFIEERSKAQTNLLISETVENNDTEHNPVRETTSPGVGSVSKIQADTAKLSGLTGSTTQNLPSMDRKTDNNSILNVSLKIASDYSNLIKSCLESTFETVLSTKPAIQNTFSQTDHCDCETEEVVNKQSSNIQSERKVTETKVFISNDSKGSLLYDSSQNRNCVDDTINPSRTPNINESNTIKNEHNTTENNIKEGETSNKGNTNINSNTDENVANNESIKSESVHTDSIPIISSDNIYSNSHSDRNVIQFRLDNMNKLLYTPRSKKGDDLSRSSYKTCEFEQNGSNYTFQSNSDYKTINDYKHALLIKCPFCPPGEMDSSKIGLPCAVSDYNISEYISSDTDQTGQTTSASFDVSTSIIDDENTNASNINLMAKELAEPSNSSKDESGPSHTTAATGNETTIKDRIRALLFPPFINEDAIILKPIPKKK; encoded by the exons ATGAGC CTTTTGGAGTTGGAATGGTGggtgtacctatttatagtgTTGACTTTCTTCATGGTCTGCCTAGGCCTCAACTATGTTGTCAAGAAGATTAATG AAACAAAGATCGATGAACGGTTCATTAGAATGCTCCACAAAGCCTCCACCACACAATCGACACAAGTCACCGGGCCCCTAATTGTTATGGAAACAACCAGAGCAGCTCAAAGTAGTATCAAAACACCCTCACCTAAAGGCATTTCCCTTGTTTTTGATCAGGAAGAAAACAAACGGAGAAAGGATCTCGAAGACACGATGAACATCATAAAAAACTCGATGTTCCAGAAGAAATTCGATGCTTTATCTCTAAACACTAACGCTTCTGTAGAACACATTGATGCTATACCCCTTATACGAAGCACTCGAACTGTTAATGACATTCCCCTTAAAATTAGTGAAACATCGCGAAATGCAACGGAGAAAGAAACACATGATACTAAAAGTAATTCAAACATAACTGGTAAAGTACTTGTCAAAAGAAGTGAATACGCGCCAGGTGTTACTAAAGAGTCTTCAATATCTAATGAAATTGATTGTTACAAGACAGACTTagtaaatattgaaagaaaTGAATATGGTCATGTTACCACAAGACCAACTACGTCTGTGAACCGAAGTGATTCCAAGATTCATGGCCTATTTTATATGGGCGATGACAGTCGTATTGCAGATTCAGGAGCTAATGCAACATTCGCAGGTAATGGTAACCCAGTCCAAAATATTCCAGTAAGAGTACATCAAGAACGTGAACACAATGAAGTTGAAACAACATTGTCTCGTACAAGACATAGTTTCAATGGAACTCAAAGTACATCTCAAAAAAGAgagtttgaaaacaaaatctcCAGAAAAAGTTttccaaacatttttaaaaatgctGAAGATTCAGGATTGACaaaaatagtacataatatagtttCAAAGATATCTTCTAATGTTGATGCAAGAGACAACACAACAGACATAAAAGCTAAGAAAATTACTCTTGATAGAGAACCTGCAACTAACGCTCAAGTAAATTCTATTGAAAATAAAGGAATGCACCCAGAACAGCGCAATATTTCAAGACGTCCGTCTTCTACGAGCCGGTCTGAACGTTGTTTGACTGAAGTTATTTCTATGAAGCAAAATGAACCGGGCCTTTCTGTTACCAAAGCAAGTACAAATATCCTTGGTGATCATTTAAAAAACGGTtcgaaaatagaaaatattagaaaatgtgaatctgttaaaaaatataatattgttacaGAAATAGAACCTGTAACTGCGAACGACACTTCGGCAAGTCGAAATGACCGTAGTCTATCTATTGTGTCAATGAAGTTAAAAGATTTGAAGGATAAGCctaaaatagaattattaaaTACCCGTGAAACTGCACAAATAGGTaagaaaattcataatttaCAGAGTGGCTCTTGTATAGACGAAGGCACAAAGACGAAGACCATAGAAGAAAATCAATCAGAACATATCGTTATTGAAGAGATATCTGATATCCAAAACGATATTAACATCACCGTatcagaaaataataacaaaagtaaTCCTAAAAAGTCGTTCATTGAGGAAAGATCAAAAGCTCAAACTAATCTTTTAATATCCGAAACTGTGGAAAACAATGACACAGAACACAACCCTGTTAGAGAAACAACGAGTCCTGGAGTTGGAAGTGTCTCAAAAATTCAAGCAGACACCGCTAAACTATCTGGACTTACGGGTAGTACAACACAAAATTTACCAAGTATGGACCGCAAGACTGacaataatagtattttaaatgtatcattAAAAATTGCATCAGACTATTCTAATCTCATTAAAAGTTGTTTAGAGTCAACATTTGAAACCGTTTTGTCAACAAAACCAGctattcaaaatacattttcacaAACCGACCATTGCGATTGCGAAACTGAGGAAGTGGTTAACAAACAAAGCTCCAATATACAGAGTGAGCGTAAAGTAACCGAAACAAAAGTGTTTATAAGTAATGACTCTAAGGGCAGCCTTTTGTATGACTCGTCCCAGAATCGAAACTGTGTGGATGATACAATCAACCCTTCACGTACACCCAACATAAACGAATCGAATACAATTAAaaacgaacacaacactacagaaaacaatattaaagaaGGTGAAACAAGTAATAAAGGAAATACTAATATCAATTCAAATACTGATGAGAATGTTGCTAATAACGAAAGTATTAAATCGGAATCAGTACATACAGATTCTATTCCCATAATTTCTAGTGACAACATTTACAGTAACAGTCATAGCGATCGAAATGTAATTCAATTTAGACTTGATAATATGAATAAACTCCTATACACGCCGCGCAGTAAAAAAGGTGATGATTTATCAAGAAGTTCTTATAAAACGTGTGAATTTGAACAAAATGGATCCAATTATACTTTTCAGTCAAACAGTgattataaaactattaatgATTATAAACATGCGTTACTTATAAAGTGTCCATTTTGTCCTCCAGGTGAAATGGATTCCTCCAAAATCGGACTCCCGTGTGCAGTCAGTGATTATAATATAAGCGAATACATTTCAAGTGATACTGATCAGACGGGGCAGACAACCAGTGCAAGTTTTGATGTTTCCACATCTATAATTGATGATGAAAATACAAATGCATCTAACATAAATTTAATGGCGAAAGAATTAGCGGAACCAAGTAACTCTTCTAAAGATGAAAGTGGTCCATCACATACTACAGCTGCAACAGGGAATGAAACCACAATAAAGGACAGAATAAGAGCTTTATTATTCCCACCATTTATCAACGAAGACGccataattttaaaaccaattccaaaaaagaaataa
- the LOC118275421 gene encoding probable cleavage and polyadenylation specificity factor subunit 2 has translation MTSIIKLHCLSGAGNEAPPCYVLQIDEFKFLLDCGWDENFDMDFIKELKRHINTIDAVLISHSDPIHLGALPYAVGKLGLNCPIYATLPVYKMGQMFMYDLYQAHRNVSEFDLFTLDDVDAAFDRIVQLKYNQSIDMKGKGLGLRITPLPAGHSLGGTVWRIAAPGEEDIVYAPDFNHKKERHLNGCEIERLMRPSLMLLGAMNADYVQQRRRLRDEKLMTTILTTLRGGGCVLVCSDTAGRVLELAHMLDQLWRNKDSGLVAYSLLLLSNVSYNVVEFAKSQIEWMSDKLTRAFEGARSNPFALRHLQLCHSVGEVSRTPGPKVVLASFPDLECGFARDLFLLWAPNPQNSIVLTARSSPGTLARDLIEKGGDRTIELNVRRRVRLEGAELEEYLQNQRVKVNNTVKEETAGISSDSDSDGELEMWVVTGKHDIPVRHDVRATGCFKTNKRHHAMYPFHEERTRADDYGEMIKPEDYRLAEIVDAEGEIRDVPPAPPPKQEPDEEMTEIPSKCVSSLRQVAIKANVQYIELEGRCDGESLLRVVTQAKPRAIVGLRANPGALMTLKKHCEAEGIEKIYIPSVGDIIDATTESHIYQVKLTDSLMSGLAWRSAGDTELAWLSAVVTPRAHQRENTTTSEEATSDVSMCLEAAPGGAHAASFINSVRLSELRAALSKLGLTTEFTAGALECCNGTLAIRRLENGRVALEGVLSEEYYKVRELLYEQFAIV, from the exons ATGACTTCGATCATCAAGCTGCACTGCCTCTCAGGGGCTGGTAATGAGGCTCCACCATGCTATGTGCTGCAGATAGATGAATTTAAGTTCCTCCTAGACTGCGGGTGGGACGAGAACTTCGACATGGACTTCATAAAAGAACTTAAAAG GCACATAAACACAATAGACGCAGTTCTAATATCACATTCGGACCCTATCCACCTTGGAGCCCTACCATATGCTGTGGGAAAGCTGGGTCTCAACTGTCCCATATATGCAACATTACCAGTTTACAAGATGGGACAGATGTTCATGTATGACTTGTACCAGGCTCACAGGAATGTGTCAGAGTTTGACCTGTTTACACTGGACGATGTTGATGCTGCCTTCGATAGGATCGTGCAGCTCAAGTATAATCAGAGTATTGATATGAAag GAAAAGGCCTAGGACTTCGTATAACTCCATTACCCGCTGGCCACTCACTTGGAGGCACAGTATGGCGCATCGCAGCACCTGGAGAAGAGGACATCGTTTATGCGCCAGACTTCAACCATAAAAAGGAAAGACATTTGAATGGATGCGAGATTGAGAGACTTATGAGACCGTCCCTCATGCTGCTTGGTGCTATGAATGCTGATTATGTGCAGCAGAGAAGACGGTTGAGGGATGAAAAGCTTATGA CAACGATCCTGACGACGCTGCGCGGCGGTGGCTGTGTCCTGGTGTGCTCGGACACGGCGGGCCGCGTACTGGAGCTGGCGCACATGCTGGACCAGCTGTGGAGGAACAAGGACTCCGGCCTCGTCGCCTACTCGCTGCTACTGCTGTCCAACGTCAGCTACAATGTCGTCGAGTTTGCCAAGTCACAG ATAGAATGGATGAGTGACAAACTGACCCGTGCGTTTGAAGGAGCTCGCAGCAATCCGTTCGCACTCCGTCACCTGCAACTATGTCACTCAGTCGGAGAAGTCAGCCGGACTCCAGGACCTAAGGTCGTGCTAGCGTCCTTTCCAGACCTGGAGTGTGGGTTCGCAAGAGACTTGTTCCTCTTGTGGGCTCCAAACCCTCAGAATTCTATTGTCTTAACTGCTCG ATCATCCCCAGGCACGCTAGCCCGCGACCTGATAGAGAAGGGCGGCGACCGCACCATTGAACTGAACGTGCGACGACGCGTCCGACTCGAGGGCGCTGAGCTCGAGGAGTACTTACAGAACCAGAGGGTCAAAGTTAATAACACTGTCAA aGAAGAAACAGCCGGTATATCGTCAGACTCGGACTCAGACGGCGAGCTGGAGATGTGGGTGGTGACGGGGAAACACGACATACCGGTGCGACACGACGTGCGGGCCACTGGCTGCTTCAAGACCAACAAGAGACACCATGCCATGTACCCGTTCCACGAGGAACGGACCAGGGCTGATGATTACGGGGAGATGATTAAG CCTGAAGACTACAGACTGGCAGAGATAGTGGATGCGGAGGGAGAAATCAGAGACGTACCTCCCGCCCCACCACCGAAACAGGAGCCTGATG AGGAGATGACAGAGATCCCGAGCAAGTGCGTGTCGTCGCTGCGGCAGGTCGCGATCAAGGCCAACGTGCAGTACATCGAGCTGGAGGGCCGCTGCGACGGCGAGTCCCTGCTGCGCGTCGTCACGCAGGCCAAGCCGCGCGCCATCGTCGGCCTCCGAGCCAACCCTGGAGCGCTGATGACGCTCAA GAAGCACTGCGAGGCTGAAGGTATAGAGAAGATCTACATTCCGTCTGTCGGTGACATCATTGACGCGACGACAGAGTCCCACATCTATCAA GTGAAGTTGACAGACAGCCTGATGTCCGGCCTGGCGTGGCGGTCTGCCGGGGACACGGAACTCGCCTGGCTCTCGGCTGTCGTCACGCCCAGGGCGCACCAACGGGAAAATACCACTACCTCGG AAGAAGCGACGTCGGACGTGTCGATGTGCTTAGAGGCGGCGCCGGGCGGTGCGCACGCGGCGTCGTTCATCAACTCGGTGCGTCTGTCGGAGCTGCGCGCCGCGCTCAGCAAGCTCGGCCTCACCACCGAGTTCACGGCCGGCGCACTCGAGTGCTGCAACGGGACGCTTGCTATACGACGG TTGGAGAACGGGCGCGTGGCACTGGAAGGCGTCCTGTCAGAAGAGTACTACAAAGTGAGGGAGCTGCTGTACGAACAGTTCGCGATAGTCTGA